Proteins found in one Oribacterium sp. oral taxon 102 genomic segment:
- a CDS encoding RnfABCDGE type electron transport complex subunit B, which produces MVQFIIVAAVLVGATGLLLGLFLGVASEKFRVEVDEREALVRAALPGNNCGACGFPGCDGCAKAIAKGEAPVNQCPVGGAPCAQKIAEIMGSEPVGEQERRVAFVHCQGDCDKAKQVSKYSGIADCNDVSMAASGSEKACPYSCCGYGSCVKVCQFDAIHVVNGVAVVDKEKCTSCGACVKACPKHLIHLVPYKKKHIVACENHLRGKAVKDACAIGCIACGICEKNCPFDAIHVIGDLAVMNEKCKDCGICAQKCPTGAITGKRTAKPAAPKPEKAAEAAAATAG; this is translated from the coding sequence ATGGTTCAATTCATTATCGTCGCCGCCGTGCTGGTCGGTGCGACCGGCCTGCTGCTCGGACTCTTCCTCGGTGTGGCATCGGAGAAGTTCAGGGTGGAGGTTGATGAGAGGGAGGCGTTGGTTCGGGCGGCGCTTCCGGGAAATAACTGCGGCGCCTGCGGATTTCCGGGCTGCGACGGCTGTGCCAAGGCGATCGCGAAGGGAGAAGCCCCGGTGAATCAGTGCCCGGTCGGCGGCGCCCCCTGTGCGCAGAAGATCGCGGAGATCATGGGCAGCGAGCCGGTCGGAGAGCAGGAGAGACGCGTCGCCTTCGTACATTGTCAGGGAGACTGTGACAAGGCGAAGCAGGTCTCGAAGTACAGCGGCATTGCGGATTGTAATGATGTCAGCATGGCTGCCAGCGGCTCGGAGAAGGCGTGCCCCTACTCCTGCTGCGGCTACGGCTCCTGTGTGAAGGTCTGTCAGTTTGACGCGATCCATGTGGTGAATGGCGTAGCAGTGGTGGATAAGGAAAAATGCACCTCCTGCGGCGCCTGCGTGAAGGCCTGTCCGAAGCATCTCATTCACCTCGTACCCTATAAGAAGAAGCATATCGTGGCATGTGAGAATCATCTCCGCGGCAAGGCGGTCAAGGATGCCTGTGCGATCGGCTGTATTGCCTGCGGCATCTGCGAGAAGAACTGCCCCTTCGATGCGATCCATGTTATCGGCGATCTCGCCGTGATGAACGAGAAGTGTAAGGACTGCGGCATCTGCGCACAGAAGTGTCCGACCGGTGCGATCACGGGTAAGCGTACGGCGAAGCCGGCTGCGCCGAAGCCGGAGAAAGCGGCGGAAGCGGCTGCGGCGACGGCAGGATAA
- a CDS encoding electron transport complex protein RnfA: protein MLNLLLIAIKYSLVSNVVLSQFLGICPFLGVSKKTDSSKGMGGAVIFVIAIASVVTHLIYIAFLSAASPLCRALGLSDGLEFLNTIVFILVIAALVQFVEMFLKKNVPALYESLGVYLPLITTNCAVLGAALNSVSYGYNLIESLVYGLGISCGFALALILMSTIRENIIDENNARIPHAFQGSPIVLITAGLMAIAFMGFSGLI, encoded by the coding sequence ATGTTGAATCTGTTACTGATCGCGATCAAGTATTCCTTGGTCAGCAATGTCGTGCTTTCCCAGTTCTTAGGCATCTGCCCCTTCCTCGGTGTTTCGAAAAAGACGGATTCCTCCAAGGGCATGGGCGGTGCCGTGATCTTCGTCATTGCGATCGCCTCTGTGGTGACGCACCTGATTTACATCGCCTTTCTGAGCGCGGCGAGCCCCCTGTGCAGGGCATTGGGGCTCTCCGACGGACTGGAGTTCCTGAATACTATTGTCTTTATCTTAGTGATCGCAGCGCTCGTGCAGTTCGTGGAGATGTTCCTGAAGAAGAACGTGCCGGCACTCTATGAGTCACTCGGCGTCTATCTTCCGCTGATTACGACGAACTGTGCCGTTCTGGGCGCGGCGCTGAACAGCGTTTCTTACGGCTATAACCTGATTGAGTCTCTGGTTTATGGTCTGGGGATTTCCTGTGGATTTGCACTTGCACTGATCCTGATGTCTACGATCCGTGAAAATATCATCGACGAGAATAATGCGAGGATTCCGCATGCATTTCAGGGCTCTCCGATCGTCCTCATCACGGCGGGACTCATGGCGATCGCGTTTATGGGCTTCAGCGGCCTGATTTAA
- the rsxE gene encoding electron transport complex subunit RsxE, giving the protein MNKYTERLYNGIVKENPTFIIMLGMCPTLATTTSAINGLGMGVSTTAVLMFSNLLISALRKVIPDRMRLPGEIVIVASLVTIVQLLMQAYVPVLYAALGIYIPLIVVNCIILGRAEAYALFNAPLVSFFDGLGMGLGFTFALTVIGTVRELLGSGSVFGIRLIPEAYHISLFVLAPGAFLVLAMLTALQNKLRLPSATNGRADTNPEFTCEGGCMGAYSAREEAAETAGKEEA; this is encoded by the coding sequence ATGAATAAATATACAGAAAGATTATACAACGGTATCGTCAAGGAGAACCCCACCTTTATTATCATGCTGGGGATGTGTCCGACGCTGGCGACGACCACCAGCGCGATCAACGGTCTCGGCATGGGCGTTTCCACGACTGCCGTGCTGATGTTTTCGAATCTGCTGATCTCTGCGCTTCGGAAGGTGATTCCGGATCGGATGCGGCTGCCGGGGGAGATCGTCATTGTGGCATCTCTCGTGACGATCGTGCAGCTCCTGATGCAGGCGTATGTACCGGTGCTTTATGCAGCGCTCGGCATCTATATCCCGCTGATTGTCGTAAACTGCATTATTCTGGGTCGTGCAGAGGCATACGCGCTCTTCAATGCGCCGCTCGTATCGTTCTTTGACGGGCTGGGCATGGGACTGGGCTTTACCTTCGCGCTGACCGTGATCGGTACGGTGCGGGAGCTGCTCGGCTCGGGCTCCGTATTCGGTATCCGGCTGATCCCGGAGGCGTACCATATCAGCCTCTTTGTGCTGGCACCGGGCGCTTTCCTCGTGCTGGCGATGCTGACGGCGCTGCAGAACAAGCTGCGGCTTCCGTCCGCGACGAACGGCAGAGCGGATACAAATCCGGAATTTACATGTGAGGGCGGCTGCATGGGCGCCTACAGCGCGAGAGAAGAGGCGGCGGAGACTGCGGGAAAGGAGGAGGCTTAA
- a CDS encoding RnfABCDGE type electron transport complex subunit G encodes MKKNSFVRDACVLCLITLISGLLLGGVYGMTKETIYLANNAATIASYKEVMPAADYDSEQFAAALTEAMEAGGISADNGGAKLSSVVAAKDAGGAEIGYILKGKAAGYGGDVVVVVGVKPDLTISGISFPETLPETAGLGQKATEPAFYEQFAGKGTKLSVKKGGGAGENEIDAISGATITSTAVVNVVNAATEFVESFVVK; translated from the coding sequence ATGAAAAAGAACTCGTTTGTAAGAGACGCCTGTGTCCTTTGTCTTATTACCCTGATCTCGGGACTGCTGCTCGGCGGTGTCTATGGGATGACAAAGGAAACCATCTATCTCGCGAACAATGCTGCGACCATCGCTTCCTATAAGGAGGTCATGCCGGCGGCGGACTACGATTCGGAGCAGTTTGCCGCTGCGCTCACCGAGGCGATGGAGGCGGGAGGCATATCCGCAGACAATGGCGGCGCGAAGCTGAGCTCTGTCGTCGCGGCGAAGGACGCGGGCGGTGCGGAGATCGGCTATATCCTGAAGGGCAAGGCTGCCGGCTATGGCGGCGATGTCGTCGTGGTAGTCGGCGTGAAGCCGGATCTTACCATTTCCGGCATTTCCTTCCCGGAAACGCTCCCGGAGACCGCCGGACTCGGACAGAAGGCGACGGAGCCTGCGTTCTATGAGCAGTTTGCCGGCAAGGGCACGAAGCTTAGCGTGAAGAAGGGCGGCGGCGCCGGTGAGAATGAGATCGATGCGATCTCCGGTGCGACGATTACAAGCACCGCGGTTGTCAATGTGGTGAATGCGGCGACGGAATTCGTCGAGAGCTTCGTGGTAAAGTGA
- a CDS encoding RnfABCDGE type electron transport complex subunit D, translating to MSKMLNISSSPHVRDDSSTAEIMRDVALAMLPTTVYGVIQWGVHAALVVLLTTAAAVLAEYIYERCMKLPITVGDFSAVVTGMILALNCPPDIPLWMPVLGACFAIIVVKMLYGGLGCNFMNPALAARCFLLISFAGAMTGFTEPAGDAVASATPLAMLKAGTASPDLLAMLIGRIPGTIGEVSKISLLLGAGYLLLRKVISPKIPLIYIATVAVFTVFFGGHGFDPAYLGAELLGGGLIFGAFFMATDYVTSPITPNGQIVYAVILGLLTGLFRLFGGSAEGVSYAIILSNILVPALNQLTVPRALGREGAKA from the coding sequence GTGAGCAAGATGTTGAATATTTCCTCCAGCCCGCATGTCCGGGACGACAGCAGCACTGCGGAGATTATGCGGGATGTCGCGCTCGCGATGCTCCCGACCACGGTCTACGGCGTGATTCAGTGGGGCGTGCATGCCGCGCTTGTCGTGCTTCTGACGACGGCCGCAGCTGTGCTCGCAGAGTATATTTATGAGAGATGTATGAAGCTTCCGATCACGGTCGGCGATTTCTCCGCCGTGGTAACCGGTATGATCCTTGCGCTGAATTGTCCGCCGGACATCCCGCTCTGGATGCCGGTGCTCGGTGCCTGCTTCGCCATCATTGTCGTGAAGATGCTCTATGGCGGACTGGGCTGCAATTTCATGAATCCGGCGCTTGCCGCCCGCTGCTTCCTGCTGATTTCCTTCGCGGGTGCGATGACCGGCTTCACGGAGCCGGCGGGCGATGCCGTGGCCTCCGCGACACCGCTCGCGATGCTGAAGGCAGGTACGGCATCGCCGGATCTCCTTGCCATGCTGATCGGACGGATCCCGGGCACCATCGGAGAGGTTTCGAAGATTTCTCTCCTGCTCGGCGCGGGCTATCTGCTCCTCCGTAAGGTGATCTCCCCGAAGATTCCGTTGATTTATATCGCTACGGTAGCGGTATTTACCGTGTTTTTTGGCGGGCACGGCTTCGATCCTGCCTACCTCGGCGCGGAGCTGCTCGGCGGCGGACTGATTTTCGGTGCCTTTTTCATGGCGACCGACTATGTGACCTCTCCCATCACACCGAATGGGCAGATCGTCTATGCAGTGATACTCGGACTCCTGACCGGGCTCTTCCGGCTCTTCGGCGGCTCCGCGGAGGGCGTATCCTATGCGATTATCCTGAGCAATATTCTGGTGCCGGCGCTCAATCAGCTGACAGTGCCGAGGGCGCTCGGAAGAGAGGGGGCGAAGGCATGA
- the rsxC gene encoding electron transport complex subunit RsxC, with amino-acid sequence MGVSTFQGGVHPYDGKELAMDKAIVDFQPQGLMVYPLVQHIGAPAKPIVEKGDRVLMGQKIAEAGGFISAPVIASVSGTVRGIEKRLTAGGAMVDSIVIQNDKQYEAVPGFGEQRDYLSLSKEQIVDIVRDAGIVGLGGAGFPTHVKLSSKKADRVDYFLVNGAECEPYLCSDYRDMLETPEKLLGGLRVILTIFPRAKGLICIEDNKPEAIRVLTELAKGEERIEVRSLPVKYPQGGERQLILASTGRRINSDMLPEDVGVIVDNVDTVIAVYEAVCESRPLIRRILTVSGDAAASPGNFRVPTGTCYQELVDFAGGFSTEPEKIVSGGPMMGNSLFTLDIPVTKNSSSILAFREDMVAANPASACIKCGRCVTACPVRLMPTMMMTVSMNKEYEKFEKLYGMDCIECGSCTYVCPAKRPLTQAFRQMKRKIKQDRAEAARKAKNEEAKK; translated from the coding sequence ATGGGGGTTTCCACTTTTCAGGGCGGCGTCCATCCTTATGACGGCAAGGAGCTTGCGATGGATAAGGCGATCGTGGACTTTCAGCCGCAGGGACTCATGGTATATCCGCTGGTTCAGCATATCGGTGCGCCGGCGAAGCCGATCGTGGAAAAGGGCGATAGGGTTTTGATGGGACAGAAGATCGCGGAGGCGGGCGGGTTCATATCCGCGCCGGTGATCGCTTCTGTTTCCGGCACGGTAAGGGGCATTGAGAAGAGACTGACTGCCGGCGGAGCCATGGTGGATTCCATTGTGATTCAGAATGATAAGCAGTATGAGGCAGTCCCGGGCTTTGGAGAGCAGAGGGACTATCTGTCGCTTTCGAAGGAGCAGATCGTTGATATCGTGCGGGATGCCGGGATCGTCGGACTGGGCGGTGCCGGCTTTCCGACGCATGTGAAGCTGTCCTCGAAGAAGGCAGACAGGGTTGATTACTTCCTGGTAAACGGCGCGGAGTGCGAGCCATACCTCTGCTCCGACTACCGCGATATGCTGGAGACACCGGAGAAGCTGCTCGGCGGGCTCCGGGTGATCCTGACGATTTTCCCGAGAGCGAAGGGGCTTATATGCATCGAGGACAATAAGCCGGAGGCGATTCGGGTGCTCACGGAGCTTGCGAAGGGAGAGGAGCGGATCGAGGTGCGGAGCCTTCCGGTGAAATATCCGCAGGGCGGAGAGCGCCAGCTGATCCTCGCGTCCACAGGGCGTCGGATCAATTCGGATATGCTGCCGGAGGATGTGGGCGTGATCGTGGACAATGTGGACACCGTCATTGCTGTCTATGAGGCAGTCTGCGAGTCCAGACCCCTGATTCGCCGGATTCTGACCGTGAGCGGCGACGCTGCGGCGAGCCCCGGGAACTTCCGGGTGCCTACCGGCACCTGCTATCAGGAGCTCGTGGACTTTGCGGGAGGCTTCTCGACGGAGCCGGAGAAGATCGTTTCCGGCGGCCCGATGATGGGCAATTCCCTCTTTACGCTGGACATCCCCGTGACGAAGAACTCGAGCAGCATTCTCGCCTTCCGCGAGGACATGGTGGCGGCGAATCCTGCCAGTGCCTGTATCAAATGCGGACGCTGCGTGACAGCCTGTCCGGTACGGCTGATGCCGACGATGATGATGACGGTTTCCATGAACAAGGAATACGAGAAGTTTGAGAAGCTCTACGGCATGGACTGCATTGAATGCGGGAGCTGTACCTATGTCTGCCCGGCAAAGCGACCTCTGACGCAGGCTTTCCGTCAGATGAAGCGGAAGATCAAGCAGGACAGAGCGGAGGCAGCCAGAAAAGCGAAGAATGAGGAGGCGAAGAAGTGA
- the glmS gene encoding glutamine--fructose-6-phosphate transaminase (isomerizing), with product MCGIVGYIGRRQAAPILLYGLSRLEYRGYDSAGLAVREDSGEIETVKAVGRLENLSKKIDGGGSLRGSIGIGHTRWATHGEPSERNAHPQVSMSGAVTLVHNGIIENFQELREKLQKKGYHFGSETDTEVVADLVEYYLGKYQEGPIAAIARAMLHIRGSYAFAFLFRDYPEAVYAARKDSPMILGTAEGECFLASDIPAILRYTRSVYYIGNQEIARLSDGAVSFYNLDQEELEKEAVEITMDAEAAEKGGFPHFMLKEIYEQPRAVRDTLAALLPEGEIDPEKLGLSAEQLAGVREVYIVACGSAYHVGVALRYVIERMTGIPVRTDIASEFRYRDPILRSDGLCVVISQSGETADSLAALREAKERGVRTLGIVNVVGSSIAREASAVCYTVAGPEIAVATTKAYSTQLIAGYVLAIALAEAQGRLTEARRRELLSALLLLPEKIERILDDKERIQWFAAKYAGAQDAFFLGRGLDFAAGLEGSLKLKEISYIHSEAYAAGELKHGTISLIEKGTLTVGILTEPRLYEKTLSNMLEVKSRGGYLMGLTSYGNYSIEDTADFTVYVPKTEPLFSVSLSVIPLQLLAYYVSVAKGLDVDKPRNLAKSVTVE from the coding sequence ATGTGTGGAATTGTGGGATACATTGGCAGGCGGCAGGCGGCGCCGATCCTTCTCTACGGTCTGTCCAGACTGGAATACAGAGGATATGATTCGGCGGGGCTTGCGGTACGGGAGGATTCCGGTGAGATCGAGACGGTCAAGGCGGTCGGCAGGCTGGAGAATCTTTCCAAGAAGATAGACGGAGGCGGCAGCCTCCGCGGCTCCATCGGTATCGGACATACCCGCTGGGCGACGCACGGCGAGCCCTCGGAACGAAATGCGCACCCGCAGGTTTCGATGTCCGGTGCGGTGACGCTCGTACACAACGGCATCATCGAAAACTTTCAGGAGCTTCGGGAGAAGCTGCAAAAAAAGGGCTATCATTTCGGCTCCGAGACGGATACCGAGGTCGTGGCGGATCTCGTGGAATATTACCTCGGGAAGTATCAGGAGGGGCCGATCGCAGCGATCGCCCGCGCCATGCTGCATATTCGCGGCTCCTATGCCTTTGCGTTTCTTTTCCGGGACTATCCGGAGGCGGTCTACGCAGCGCGGAAGGACAGCCCGATGATTCTGGGGACAGCGGAGGGGGAATGCTTCCTCGCATCTGACATTCCGGCGATTCTTCGCTATACGAGGTCGGTCTACTATATCGGGAATCAGGAGATCGCGCGGCTTTCGGACGGCGCGGTTTCCTTCTACAATCTGGATCAGGAGGAGCTTGAGAAGGAAGCGGTTGAGATCACGATGGATGCGGAGGCGGCGGAGAAGGGCGGCTTCCCGCATTTTATGCTGAAGGAGATCTATGAGCAGCCGAGAGCGGTGCGGGATACGCTCGCTGCCCTGCTGCCGGAGGGAGAGATAGATCCGGAGAAGCTGGGACTCTCGGCAGAACAGCTCGCCGGGGTGCGGGAGGTCTATATCGTCGCCTGCGGCTCCGCCTATCATGTCGGCGTCGCGCTCCGCTATGTGATCGAGAGAATGACGGGGATTCCGGTACGGACGGACATTGCATCCGAGTTCCGCTATCGCGACCCGATTCTCCGTTCGGATGGGCTGTGCGTCGTCATCAGCCAGTCCGGAGAGACTGCGGACTCCCTCGCGGCGCTCCGTGAGGCGAAGGAGAGGGGAGTGCGGACGCTGGGCATCGTCAATGTCGTCGGCTCCTCCATTGCCAGGGAGGCATCGGCGGTCTGCTATACCGTTGCAGGACCGGAGATCGCAGTGGCGACCACGAAGGCGTACAGCACGCAGCTCATCGCGGGCTATGTGCTCGCGATTGCGCTTGCGGAGGCACAGGGCAGGCTCACGGAGGCGCGGCGGAGGGAGCTGCTCTCCGCGCTCCTTCTGCTTCCGGAGAAGATCGAGCGGATCCTCGACGACAAGGAGCGGATCCAGTGGTTCGCCGCGAAGTATGCCGGTGCGCAGGATGCATTCTTCCTTGGAAGAGGGCTGGACTTTGCTGCCGGGCTGGAGGGGTCTCTTAAGCTGAAGGAGATCAGCTATATCCATTCCGAGGCGTATGCGGCAGGGGAGCTGAAGCACGGCACAATCAGTCTGATCGAGAAGGGGACGCTGACGGTCGGCATCCTGACGGAGCCGCGGCTCTATGAGAAGACGCTCTCCAACATGCTGGAGGTGAAGAGCCGTGGCGGTTACCTCATGGGACTCACCTCCTACGGGAACTACAGCATTGAGGACACGGCGGACTTTACCGTCTATGTGCCGAAGACGGAGCCGCTCTTCTCCGTGAGTCTCTCCGTCATTCCGCTGCAGCTCCTCGCCTATTATGTCAGCGTGGCGAAGGGACTGGATGTGGATAAGCCGCGGAACCTCGCGAAATCGGTGACAGTGGAGTAG
- a CDS encoding DUF2752 domain-containing protein gives MLLLLLGLLYLVWLRLTGLAVPCAFHSVTGLRCPGCGITRMLLALSRLHFREAFQANPFLLATSPLLLFLILFSGRQQRRREPLPRWSRRLLWGYLTALLLFGIVRNLYSVL, from the coding sequence ATGCTGCTGCTTCTTCTGGGGCTGCTCTATCTCGTTTGGCTGCGCCTGACAGGTCTCGCAGTGCCCTGCGCGTTTCACAGCGTGACGGGACTGCGCTGCCCGGGCTGCGGGATCACGAGAATGCTGCTTGCGCTCTCGAGGCTTCATTTCCGGGAGGCGTTTCAGGCGAATCCCTTTCTGCTTGCGACCTCTCCCCTGCTGCTTTTCCTGATCCTTTTCAGCGGGCGGCAGCAGCGCCGCAGGGAGCCGCTGCCCCGCTGGAGCCGCCGGCTTCTCTGGGGGTATCTTACAGCACTGCTGCTTTTCGGGATTGTCAGGAACCTGTATTCCGTGCTATAA
- a CDS encoding DUF4234 domain-containing protein, with translation MNHYQIKNRNIALCIIFTLITCGIYGIYWMIVLNDDAKELAGEPYATSGGMVFLFTLITCGIYGLFWEYKMGQRVDKIKGNPNGSSGILYLLLSIFGLSIIAFALAQDTINNYSTGNQVYI, from the coding sequence ATGAATCATTACCAGATTAAGAACAGAAATATCGCGCTCTGCATCATTTTCACACTGATTACCTGCGGCATCTACGGCATCTACTGGATGATCGTGCTGAATGATGACGCAAAGGAGCTTGCCGGAGAACCGTATGCGACGAGCGGCGGTATGGTATTCCTGTTCACATTGATTACCTGCGGCATTTACGGGCTGTTCTGGGAATATAAGATGGGACAGCGTGTGGATAAGATCAAGGGAAATCCGAACGGCTCCAGCGGGATTCTCTATCTCCTGCTTTCGATCTTTGGGCTTTCGATTATCGCCTTCGCACTGGCGCAGGATACGATCAATAATTATTCCACTGGAAATCAGGTGTATATCTGA
- a CDS encoding biotin transporter BioY gives MKKTDVRSMSLIALMTALMCIFGPMSVPIGPVPVSLTVLTVYLAAYILGMKRGSLAYLLYLLLGLAGLPVLSGYSGGLGKLLGPTGGYLIGFLPMAMLSGYAVERFPSRLLLQLCGMLLGLFVCYGLGTVWLSVAAGISLGKAFTLGVLPFLAFDIGKLAIAVLVGRAVRQRMQQSLAFS, from the coding sequence ATGAAGAAAACAGATGTGAGATCCATGAGCCTGATCGCGCTGATGACGGCGCTGATGTGTATATTCGGACCGATGTCGGTGCCGATTGGCCCTGTGCCGGTTTCCCTGACGGTGCTGACCGTCTATCTCGCTGCCTATATTCTGGGAATGAAGCGGGGCAGTCTCGCCTATCTGCTCTATCTCCTGCTCGGGCTGGCGGGGCTGCCGGTACTCTCCGGCTACAGTGGAGGGCTGGGGAAGCTTCTGGGGCCGACCGGGGGCTATCTGATCGGCTTCCTGCCGATGGCAATGCTCTCCGGCTATGCGGTCGAGCGCTTTCCCTCGAGACTGCTTTTGCAGCTCTGCGGGATGCTTCTGGGACTTTTTGTCTGCTACGGTCTCGGGACGGTCTGGCTGTCGGTTGCAGCGGGCATCAGCCTCGGGAAGGCATTTACGCTCGGCGTGCTGCCCTTCCTCGCCTTTGACATCGGAAAGCTTGCTATCGCGGTGCTCGTCGGGAGAGCGGTGCGGCAGAGAATGCAGCAGTCCCTCGCTTTTTCTTGA
- the bioB gene encoding biotin synthase BioB codes for MDVSKLAQEIIDGRRLGRGDALKALVTAELEPLCCGADRIRETFVGDRVDLCTIVNGKSGRCSEDCRFCAQSGHHHTGCESYPLLSEETFIAAARENEQEGVNRFSVVCSGRGPSEKDFSQLLRVFERLHRELRIGLCCSLGFLSTEQLRQLRRAGVSRIHNNIETSRRFFPEICTTHSFSDKLENIRRAQQEGFFVCSGGIIGMGESWEDRLDMALTLHELGILSIPLNSLMPVPGTAFGGQARLREEEILRTVAIFRYLNPEAQIRLAGGRALMRDHGREAFRSGASAGITGNMLTTSGSTIRSDRELLHELGRDTTPDWARPAGETAF; via the coding sequence ATGGATGTTTCGAAGCTGGCGCAGGAAATCATAGACGGACGGAGGCTCGGCAGAGGGGATGCATTGAAGGCGCTCGTCACGGCGGAGCTGGAGCCGCTTTGCTGCGGGGCTGACCGGATCAGGGAGACGTTCGTCGGAGACCGTGTCGATCTCTGTACGATTGTGAACGGGAAATCGGGGCGTTGCAGCGAGGACTGCAGATTCTGCGCCCAGTCCGGACATCACCATACCGGCTGCGAGAGCTATCCGCTCCTGTCGGAGGAGACATTTATCGCAGCGGCACGGGAAAACGAGCAGGAGGGAGTGAACCGCTTCTCTGTCGTCTGCTCCGGAAGAGGGCCTTCGGAGAAGGATTTTTCACAGCTGCTCCGGGTGTTCGAGAGGCTGCATCGGGAGCTTCGGATCGGACTCTGCTGTTCTCTCGGCTTTCTGAGCACAGAGCAGCTTCGGCAGCTGCGCAGGGCGGGCGTCAGCCGCATTCATAATAATATCGAGACCTCGCGGCGCTTCTTCCCGGAGATTTGTACGACGCACAGCTTTTCGGACAAGCTCGAAAATATCCGCCGTGCGCAGCAGGAGGGGTTCTTCGTCTGCTCCGGCGGCATCATCGGCATGGGGGAGAGCTGGGAGGATCGGCTCGATATGGCGCTGACGCTTCATGAGCTTGGCATCCTGTCGATTCCGCTCAACAGCCTGATGCCGGTTCCTGGCACGGCGTTCGGCGGGCAGGCGCGGCTTAGAGAGGAGGAGATCCTCCGGACGGTCGCGATCTTCCGCTACCTCAATCCGGAGGCACAGATTCGACTCGCGGGAGGACGCGCGCTGATGCGGGATCATGGAAGAGAGGCGTTCCGCAGCGGCGCCAGCGCCGGCATTACCGGAAATATGCTGACAACCTCTGGCTCTACGATCCGAAGCGACCGGGAGCTGCTCCATGAGCTTGGCAGGGACACGACGCCGGACTGGGCACGTCCGGCAGGAGAGACAGCTTTTTAA